The following coding sequences are from one Eucalyptus grandis isolate ANBG69807.140 chromosome 11, ASM1654582v1, whole genome shotgun sequence window:
- the LOC104426167 gene encoding uncharacterized protein LOC104426167, with translation MENHAFWDHLPLLMRANSKDSVESILQALWRTRTTGLDAAGRGIIRDMLQLQNDSELDPLLVCLRMLIRKCVYENTSKEDIHKLFPSEVLPELQRLLTLLLQKFQREWREDVLKDQATLPRLKAMTWNMSTSSTETPEPVAVINLRLQNDVKFRYDDSEVKFQLDRDTLDSMLRSMHSVAEQLSETDDPLNGQIPLENPV, from the exons ATGGAGAACCATGCGTTCTGGGACCACTTGCCATTACTGATGAGGGCGAACTCGAAGGATTCGGTCGAATCCATCCTTCAAGCCCTCTGGCGAACTCGCACGACCGGTCTCGACGCGGCCGGTCGCGGCATCATCCGCGACATGCTCCAGCTCCAGAACGACTCCGAGCTCGACCCC CTTCTGGTGTGTCTGCGCATGTTGATCCGGAAATGCGTCTACGAGAATACCAGCAAGGAGGATATTCATAAGCTCTTCCCCAGCGAGGTCCTGCCCGAATTGCAGAGACTGCTGACGCTTTTGCTGCAGAAGTTTCAGAGAGAGTGGCGAGAAGACGTGCTCAAGGATCAG GCGACGTTGCCTCGGTTGAAAGCGATGACATGGAATATGTCCACATCCAGTACTGAGACTCCAGAGCCGGTTGCTGTTATTAATTTGCGG CTTCAAAATGATGTGAAGTTTCGCTATGACGATTCAGAAGTGAAGTTCCAGCTGGATAGAGATACTTTAGATAGTATGCTGAGGTCTATGCATTCTGTAGCAGAGCAATTGTCTGAAACG GACGATCCATTGAATGGGCAAATACCCCTGGAAAATCCTGTGTAG
- the LOC104426166 gene encoding pentatricopeptide repeat-containing protein At5g50390, chloroplastic → MELPLSRYQNVSLDQIQCTCRFPFSFPDPELSGYCFSFSRRKWRHPFSRVKCSSAEQELRPRPKPKPSRFDVGWPEQTVLEAGTGTRKRNPGICSQIEKLVLHKRYPEALELFEILEYEGRFEVGSSTYDALVSACIGLRSVRAVKRVFNYMVSTGFEPESYLRNRVLLMHVKCGMMIDARKMFDEMPERDFVSWTTMIAGLVDSGDYVEALQLFLAMWEEYSDGESRLFATVIRASAGLGLVSVGRQLHSCALKMGLGEDIFVSCTLIDMYSKCGSIEDAQFVFDEMPKKTTVGWNSIIAGYALHGYSEEALCMYYQMRDAGVKMDHFTFSIILRICTRLASIAHAKEAHAGLIRHGFGLDIVASTTLVDFYSKWGRVEDARRVFDRMPEKNVISWNALIAGYGNHGCGEEAVEVFELMIREGMKPNHVTFLAVLSACSYSGLSELGWEIFQSMTREYNTKPRPMHYTCMIELLGREGSLDEAFALIRSAPFKPTVNMWAALLTACRVHQNFELGRFAAEKLYGMEPEKLSNYIVLLNIYNSSGKTKEAAEVVHTLKRKGLKMLLACTWIEINKQSHAFLSGDKSHAQTEEIYQKLETLMLEISKRGYVPEDKHMLPDVDEREAQLPFYHSEKLAIAFGLINTPEWMPLQMVQSHRICNDCHNAIKLITLATRREIVFRDASRFHHFKDGSCSCGDYW, encoded by the coding sequence ATGGAACTCCCCCTCTCGCGGTACCAGAACGTATCGCTCGATCAAATTCAGTGCACATGCCGCTTCCCCTTCTCATTCCCAGATCCTGAGCTATCTGGGTATTGTTTCTCGTTCAGTCGGAGAAAGTGGAGGCACCCATTTTCCCGGGTCAAGTGTTCTTCGGCAGAGCAGGAGTTACGTCCACGCCCGAAGCCGAAGCCGTCGAGATTCGATGTCGGTTGGCCCGAGCAAACGGTTTTGGAGGCAGGGACGGGGACCAGAAAGCGTAATCCCGGGATTTGTAGTCAGATAGAGAAGCTGGTCTTGCACAAGAGGTACCCAGAGGCGCTGGAGTTGTTCGAGATTTTGGAGTACGAAGGTCGATTTGAGGTAGGTAGTAGCACGTATGATGCGCTGGTGAGCGCGTGCATTGGGTTGAGATCTGTTAGAGCGGTTAAAAGGGTGTTCAATTACATGGTCAGCACTGGGTTTGAGCCGGAGTCGTATTTGAGGAACAGGGTGCTGCTCATGCACGTGAAATGCGGGATGATGATCGATGCGCGTAagatgtttgatgaaatgcctgagAGGGACTTCGTGTCCTGGACCACGATGATTGCGGGACTGGTTGATTCGGGGGACTACGTGGAGGCTTTGCAGCTGTTCTTAGCGATGTGGGAGGAGTATTCTGACGGGGAGTCACGATTGTTTGCTACGGTCATTCGTGCATCTGCTGGCCTGGGGCTTGTTTCTGTGGGAAGGCAGTTGCATTCCTGTGCTCTGAAGATGGGTCTCGGCGAggatatttttgtttcttgcaCATTAATAGATATGTACAGCAAATGTGGGAGCATCGAAGATGCTCAATTTGTTTTCGATGAGATGCCCAAGAAGACAACAGTAGGATGGAATTCAATTATCGCGGGTTATGCACTGCATGGTTACAGTGAAGAAGCCTTGTGTATGTACTACCAGATGCGTGATGCTGGTGTTAAAATGgaccattttaccttttccatCATTTTAAGGATCTGTACTAGGTTGGCCTCCATAGCGCATGCTAAGGAAGCTCATGCGGGCTTAATTCGTCACGGATTTGGGCTGGATATAGTTGCAAGCACGACACTTGTGGACTTCTATAGCAAATGGGGAAGAGTGGAAGATGCTAGGCGGGTCTTTGACAGGATGCCTGAAAAGAATGTGATATCTTGGAATGCTTTAATTGCTGGGTATGGCAATCACGGTTGTGGAGAGGAGGCTGTTGAGGTGTTTGAGCTGATGATTCGTGAAGGAATGAAGCCTAACCACGTCACTTTTCTCGCTGTTCTGTCTGCTTGTAGTTATTCAGGACTATCAGAACTAGGTTGGGAGATTTTTCAGTCAATGACAAGGGAGTATAATACAAAACCCCGTCCTATGCACTACACATGCATGATTGAGTTACTAGGTCGGGAGGGGAGTCTAGACGAAGCCTTTGCATTGATAAGAAGCGCTCCTTTCAAGCCAACAGTGAACATGTGGGCTGCTTTGCTCACAGCTTGTAGAGTTCACCAAAATTTCGAGCTTGGGAGATTTGCAGCTGAAAAGCTCTATGGGATGGAGCCCGAGAAGCTGAGTAATTACATCGTGCTTCTGAATATATACAACAGCTCTGgcaagacgaaagaagcagccGAAGTTGTACATACTTTGAAAAGGAAGGGCTTGAAAATGCTTCTGGCGTGCACTTGGATTGAGATTAATAAGCAGTCACATGCTTTTCTTTCTGGAGATAAATCTCATGCCCAAACTGAGGAGATTTACCAAAAACTCGAAACCTTGATGCTAGAGATCTCGAAGCGTGGTTATGTACCTGAGGACAAACACATGCTTCCCGATGTCGATGAACGAGAAGCGCAGTTACCATTCTATCACAGCGAGAAACTGGCAATCGCATTCGGTCTGATCAATACTCCAGAGTGGATGCCTCTGCAAATGGTGCAGTCCCATCGAATTTGCAACGACTGCCATAATGCCATTAAGCTCATAACCTTGGCCACGCGGCGCGAGATCGTTTTCAGGGATGCCAGTAGATTTCATCATTTTAAAGATGGCAGTTGCTCTTGTGGGGACTACTGGTGA
- the LOC104427799 gene encoding exocyst complex component EXO70B1, with product MATTTTTSSIGGGGGGGGGGGAGGGGGGGGGGAGAGGGGGGAEDRVMATAQQILKSLNTPKEVREDMLLIFSSFDNRLSKITDLIHSSSALEDRFDTAEKVILRYDSNSNSLPWEDSPEEAGEYLSALDEILQLCENLTVEDDKDFVDRADTAIQIAMSRLEEEFRHMLIRNTVPLDADRLYGSIRRVSLSFVSNDGVIDDEFESFGEVDNDSSGCFHDRGASIGDDLSVDLINPDAVLELREIADRMIRATYEKECCQAYTSVRREVLDECLVILGVEKLSIEDVQKVEWKDLDEKMKKWIQAVKIAVRVLLTGEKRLCDQVFNGSDSIKEICFNETAKWSMMQLLNFGEAVSISNRSSEKLFRILDMYDALADVLPNLQAMVTDEFVCSEAKGVLSGLGEAARATFSEFEKAVQGETSRKPMQNGEIHPITRYVMNYLKLLVVYIETLDSLLEGDEDDLRGLEKVDGDKLQTESVSPVTRHFQSLISTLESNLEEKSRLYEDAAIPFIFLMNNIWYVVQKVKDSELGNLLGDHWVRKRRGLIRQYATSYLRASWSKSLSFLKDEGIGGSSNNASKVALKDRFKNFNACFEDIYRIQTAWKVPDPQLREELRISISEKVIPAYRSFVGRFGSQLESGRNAGKYIKYTPEDLENYLLDLFEGSPGVLHHLRRKSS from the coding sequence ATGGCCACGACCACGACCACGTCCAgcatcggcggcggcggcggcggcggcggcggcgggggtgcgggagggggaggcggcggcggcgggggtggGGCCGGGGcgggaggagggggaggcggAGCGGAGGACCGCGTGATGGCCACCGCGCAGCAGATTCTGAAGAGCCTAAATACTCCCAAGGAAGTCCGCGAGGACATGCTGCTCATCTTCTCCAGCTTCGACAATCGACTCTCCAAGATCACGGACTTGATCCACTCCTCGTCGGCCCTGGAGGACCGCTTCGACACGGCGGAGAAGGTGATCCTCCGCTATGACTCCAATTCCAACTCCCTCCCCTGGGAGGACTCGCCGGAGGAGGCCGGCGAGTACCTGTCCGCGCTCGACGAGATTCTCCAGCTGTGCGAGAACTTGACCGTCGAGGACGACAAGGACTTTGTGGACCGCGCCGATACCGCGATCCAGATCGCCATGTCGCGATTGGAGGAAGAGTTTCGGCACATGCTGATCCGCAACACGGTGCCTCTGGATGCCGATCGTCTCTACGGATCCATCCGTAGGGTTTCGCTTTCCTTCGTTTCGAACGATGGTGTGATCGATGATGAATTCGAGAGTTTCGGCGAGGTTGATAATGATAGCAGCGGTTGTTTTCACGACCGGGGGGCGAGCATAGGTGATGATTTGTCTGTGGACTTGATCAATCCGGATGCCGTGTTGGAATTGAGGGAGATCGCTGATAGGATGATTAGGGCCACGTATGAGAAGGAGTGCTGTCAGGCTTATACTAGCGTGAGACGAGAGGTCTTGGATGAGTGTTTGGTGATCTTAGGAGTTGAGAAGTTAAGTATTGAGGACGTGCAGAAAGTTGAGTGGAAGGATTTGgatgagaagatgaagaagtggATACAGGCTGTGAAGATTGCCGTAAGAGTCTTGTTAACTGGCGAAAAGAGGCTTTGTGATCAGGTTTTTAATGGCTCTGATTCCATTAAAGAGATTTGCTTTAATGAGACTGCAAAGTGGTCCATGATGCAACTGTTGAATTTTGGAGAGGCAGTTTCGATCAGCAACAGGTCATCAGAGAAGCTCTTTAGGATTCTTGATATGTATGATGCTCTTGCAGATGTGTTGCCAAATTTGCAGGCAATGGTTACTGATGAGTTTGTGTGTTCGGAGGCCAAAGGTGTATTATCTGGACTAGGAGAGGCTGCAAGGGCCACATTTTCGGAGTTTGAGAAGGCAGTGCAGGGTGAAACCTCGAGGAAACCAATGCAAAATGGGGAGATTCACCCCATAACTCGATATGTGATGAATTATCTTAAGTTACTCGTGGTTTATATTGAAACTCTGGATTCTCTTTTGGAGGGCGATGAGGACGATCTCCGTGGTTTGGAAAAAGTTGATGGGGACAAGCTGCAAACTGAGAGCGTGTCTCCAGTCACGCGGCATTTCCAGTCACTGATTTCCACTCTAGAGTCGAACCTTGAGGAGAAATCAAGACTCTATGAGGACGCTGCCATCCCGTTCATATTCTTGATGAATAATATCTGGTATGTAGTGCAGAAAGTGAAGGATTCTGAGCTTGGGAATCTTTTGGGTGACCATTGGGTTCGGAAGCGCCGTGGGCTGATCCGCCAATATGCCACAAGTTATCTAAGGGCCTCTTGGAGCAAGTCGCTAtctttcttgaaggatgagGGCATTGGTGGCAGCTCAAATAATGCTTCTAAGGTGGCATTGAAGGATAGGTTTAAGAACTTCAATGCATGCTTTGAGGACATTTACAGGATTCAGACGGCTTGGAAGGTCCCAGATCCTCAGCTCCGGGAAGAGCTCCGCATATCTATATCTGAGAAGGTAATTCCGGCGTATCGATCCTTTGTGGGACGGTTTGGGAGTCAGCTCGAGAGCGGGAGGAATGCTGGGAAGTATATCAAGTATACGCCAGAAGATTTGGAGAACTACTTGCTGGACTTGTTTGAAGGATCGCCGGGTGTGCTGCATCATTtgagaagaaaaagttcttag